In Henriciella litoralis, the genomic window GCCAGGCATGATGGAGCTTCCAGGTCAGATTGATCCACTACAGGCGATTATCATGGCGGGCGGATTTACAGACCGCGCCAAGCCGCAAAATGTCGCTTTGATGCGGCGTATGCCAGGCGGCGAAGTCATGACAGCCGTGATCGACGTCAATGCCGGGATCAACGATCCGCGCCTGGCCAGCTTTACGCCGTTGCGGCGCTTTGATGTGGTGTATGTCCCACGTTCTGCGATCGCCCAAGAAAACCTGCTCATGCAGCAATGGTTTCGCTCTGCGCTACCGATCGACTTTTCACTCTACTATGACATTGCGGGCGGCCTGCGCCGCTAGGTCTTCAGCGCGGTCTCAGCCTGTCGCTGGCGAGACACTTCTGTTTCGGCTGCCGTCACCCCACGTCCGGCGAACCTTATAGGTTCAGATCCGCTAAACCATGCTGGTCGATATCGACATCGATCTGCACGTGCGGGATCTGTCTAGTTCATCAGGTTGAGCCAGTCGCGGGCAGACTTCAGCGCCTGCTTGATCTCTTCGCTTGAGAGAACCTCAGCCATTTGCTGGCGATATTCCTTGGCTTCTTCAGAGCCTTTGAGAACGGCAAGGTTAAACCACTTGTGCGCGGCAACCATGTCGACATCAACGCCGACGCCGGTCGAATAGGCAAGGCCGACACGATAAAGCTCGTCGCCCGTTGCGCTGTTGCAGCTGATCCCTGTTTCCGGCGCTACATCAAGCGCCATGTCTGAATATGGCATAGTCTTCTTCTTTCTACCCTTTGCCTCGGAAGTCCTCTTTTGGGACTTTTGATCCGGGCGGTTAAACCATCACGTCACGCCTCGGTGACAGGGTTGAGATTGAACTCAGACATTTGCGCTTTGGTTAACAGGAAAACCCGAAAAGCCCCTATGTGTTAATGGCTTAGCCCGATATCTTTACAAAGGACGCGAATGACGGGCCTTCTGTTACAGTCTTGGTGAACATCCAGCTTTGGATTGGCGGTCGCCGCGTCTATCCTGAAGTCTGGAAAGACCGGCCCGTTTGACGTTTCGCAGCCGGCCAAAAGCAGGTTAGACTGGCAAAATGACTGATTTCTTCGAACCGATCCCGTTTCCCCTTTGGAAAACCGACAAGGCAGCCTTTGCTGAAAAGCTTGGCCGCTCCTTCCGTGAAACAGGGTTTGCCGTCATTGCCGGCCATCCCATCGATGCAGCCGTCATCGACCGCGCCAATGATGCCGCGAAAGACTTCTTCAAGCTGGACGCCGACACGAAGGAAAAATACCACGACGCTCCGGGTGGCCGTCAGCGAGGCTACACGCCCTTCGCCACGGAAAATGCCAAGGGCCAGAAAGCCGCTGACCTGAAAGAGTTCTGGCATACCGGACGCAAGCTTCCCGAAGACTCCAGATATCGCCAGACGATGAAGGATACGCCCGTCGTGCCAGAAGTACCGACCTTCGATCCGGCCACGCGCGCCTTCTATGATGAGCTGGACGAGTTTGGCCGCACGCTGCTGCGCGCCGTCGCGCTTCATCTTGAGCTGCCTGAAGACTGGTTCGACGATAAGGTCGAGATGGGCAACTCCATCCTACGACTGCTTCACTATCCGCCGCAGGACAACCCGCCGCCCGCCGGCACCGTCCGCGCCGCCGCGCATGAGGACATCAATGTCATCACGCTCCTGCTCGGCGCCGAAGAGGCAGGCCTTGAGGTCAAGCACCGCTCGGGCAAATGGCTCGCCGTCAATCCGCCGCCGGACGCACTCGTCATCAATTGCGGTGACATGCTTCAGCGCCTGACCGGCGGCGTCCTGCCCTCAACGACCCATCGCGTCGTCAATCCTGAGCCAGCGCGCGCCAAATTTCCACGCTACTCGACGCCCTTCTTCCTGCATTTCAATCAGGACTTTGTGATTGAGCAGCTACCGCAATGCCTCGCAGAAGGCGGCAAGGCTGAGCCGCCGATCACCGCGCAGGATTATCTGATGGAACGCCTCCGCGAGATCGGACTCGTGAAGGCTTGAGCCAGACACCAGACCGCTTCTTCAACGAGGCAAAGCTCGCCCGGCTCTATGATGCGATCTGCGAAACGGCAGGCCGCGAAGACTACGACTTTTACCTGCCGCATATCGTGGCTGCAGACAGCGTGCTCGATATCGGCTGCGGCACTGGCACGCTGCTCGAAGAAGCTTGCACCGCAGGCCACAAAGGCAGCCTCACCGGGATCGACCCGGCAGAGGGCATGATGGAGGTCGCACGAACGAAACCCGGCATCGACTGGGTGTGCGGCTTTCTCGAAATGCAGAACTGGGAGAACCGGTTCGACCTCGCCATCATGACCGGCCATGCCTTCCAGGTCCTGATCGAGGATGCGGCCATCGCCAGTTTCCTTGCCGCCGTTCACCGCGCCCTGAAGCCCGGCGGCCGCTTCGCCTTCGAGACCCGCAATCCCGGCGCCCGCGCTTGGGACAGCTGGACCAGCGACCGGGCGAAAGAGATCACGGTCGACAATAAGAGCTACACAGATCGGCGAGACGTCATTCGTCCCTTTGACGGCCAGACTGTCACTTTTACCCACACATTCTCCGCGCCCCACTGGCCGGAACCAGAAGTGAGCACAAGCACGCTGCGCTTCATGTCCGTGGATGCTTTGAACGCAGCGCTCAATGAGGCCGGCTTCTCTCTCCACGCCCAGTATGGCGACTGGGATGCATCGCCCGTAACCGAAACCAGCCCCGAAATCATCACGATCGCCGAAAAAGCCTGACCTTCGCCCCCGTCGATGAAGGCAGCTCCCCCCGAAAACGCGTCAGATTAGTTCGCCTTTCGAAATCCAGCACCTCAGCCTGTCGTCATCCCGGACTTGATCCGGGACCCAGCTCCCCACATCCGATCTTCCCCGCGAAGGCGGGGATCTTAGCCAAGAAGGGCGCGACGCTAGGCTTACGAGGTCCCCGCCCCTCATCCTGAGCGAAGTCGAACCACGTCGGGGAGGATCGGACAATGGGTACAAGCCACGCCATCTCACAAAATCCATCCTGTGCCCCGAAGCCCTTGGCGACGGGCGTTCTGCGGGTTGGGGTAATCTTGAAGCGTTCCAATCAACACGCCGCAGACCCCTGCGCAGGCAGGGGTCCATGGACCAAAGTCTCGCCGTTGCGCATCAGATGAAGCTAACACCATGGATACCTGCCTTCGCAGGTATCTGCGGATCGTCTCGATAAAATCCATCCCACACCTTTGCGCCCCGTCTATAACCGCTCTCACCTCATCTTCTGACAGGGCGGTCCGGACCGGCCGGGTGGAGGTGAGGCGCGGAAACGACCGGTCGCTGCGGGCAGGGTTTAACGAAGCCTGCCAATGTGGTCCGGCGCCTGTAGTAAGCACCCGTGGGCGACAGCTCTCCCACGGACGGTCTCTCGGCGGCCTTGCGTATGATGCGTAGGGGCAAGGTTTCGCGGGCGCGTCTGGAACAGGCGCTTATCTAGCTGGCCGAAAGGCTGGCACTCCCATCAGCGTCCATTCAAGACGCGCCTGGCCCTGTCATCTTAGGCGGGGGAGTTCATGCGGAACGCCAGCGGGGTCCCGCGTGGCGATTTTGGCGCTTGGGGTCCCGGTCTCGAACATTGGGAAACTGTATACTTTCCGCAATCTCCTCTCCAGCGGGCAGGCTCCATAAAGGCCACACCAGACAAGAGCTGGAACCCAAAGAAGGAGACTATAAAATGAAACTTGCAGCAAAATCCGCCCTCACAGCCCTGTTCATCGGTGGCACCGCGACCGCTGGCCTCGCCATGGCGGACATTGAAGACGCCCGCGCCCTGTCCGAGGCCACGATAAGCCTCACGGACGCCATCGCGGCCGCGGAGACCCACACTGGCGGAACCGCCTACGAGGCTCAGATCGAAGACGATTCATTTTCGCCTGAGTTTGAAGTCGGCATTGTCGCAGACAACCTCATCTATGAGGTGCGCGTCGACGGGAATACCGGAGAGGTCATCTCGGCTCGCGAAGATCGCGACGACTAGCCCAATTCGACCCATGGATTACTTTCGCCCTGTCACCCATCTGGGTGGCAGGGCTTTCTAGCGAGGACTTGTCCGCATGCGCATCCTGCTAATCGAGGACGACCAGGAAACCGCCGACTACATCATGCGCGGTTTTCAGGAGTCCGGACAAGTCGTTGACCATTCCGTTGACGGTCATGACGGGCTGATGATGGCAACTGACGCCGCTTACGACGTTCTGATCGTTGACCGCATGCTGCCCCGGCTGGACGGGCTGAAACTCCTGTCCATGCTTCGCGCAGGCGGCAATACCAGCCCGGCGATCTTTCTGACGGCCGTTGGCGGTATTGATGATCGCGTCGAGGGGCTCGAAATCGCCGAAGACTATCTGGTCAAACCATTTGCGTTTGCGGAGCTTGAAGCGCGGGTAAAAGTGCTGCTACGCGACCGACAGGGGCAAACCGCTGAGGCCACCAGCCTCGCCACCGGCGACCTTACCCTGAACCGTCTCAACCGATCCGTTGAGCGTGCCGGTCAGGACATCAAGCTTCAACCAACCGAATTTCGCCTGCTAGAATTCATGCTGCGCAACAAGGGCAGCGTCGTGACCCGCACGATGCTGCTGGAAAACGTCTGGGACTTCAATTTCGACCCCCGCACCAACATCGTCGAGACCCATATCAGCCGGCTTCGGTCCAAGGTTGACCGCGGCTTTGACCGAGAGCTCATCCAGACGGTGCGCGGCGCAGGGTATCTCATCGAAGATGTATAGCTTCACCCGATCTTCCGGGTTTCGCCTGACGCTACTGGCGAGCGCCCTTTTCATTTTCTGCATGTCGTCGGTCGCCGTGTTTATCTATCTGGATGTCCGCGACGGGATGGAAGACCAGCTGCGAAGCCAGGTCGCAGCAGAGACGCGGCAATTGATGGGCGACTATGCTGATGATGGCCTCGATGAATTGCGCCACGACATCAGCGAACGTCTGGAACGCAATCCCGGTACCCGTTTGCGGTACACCTTGCAGAGCCCGGGCGGCGTCGCCCTGTTCGACAGGGTGCCCCTACCGCTTGAGGGCGGCTGGAGCCGGGTCGAACACCAGGAACAGACGCTCATTCAGCTGACGACTTCGCTGGACGAAGGCTACTTGCTCGGCGTCGCGGCTGACACCCGGTCAATCAAGGAGACCGCCGAGGCGCTTCGGCATGCGCTCCTGATCGTCATCATCCCGATGATTCTTCTGGCGGTCATCTGCGGCGCCATCATGAGTCGCAGATTTCTCTCCCGTGTCGAGCGGCTCCGGCAAACCGCAGACAGTATCGGCAAGGGGTCACTTTCCGCACGAATGGAGCTCAGCGGATCAGGCGACAATTTCGATGGCCTGATCTTCACGATTAACTCGATGCTCGACCGGATCGAGATGCTGGTTCACGAAGTCCGGCACACGGCAACCAACATTGCACATGACCTGCGGACCCCGCTCGGTCGCCTGCGCCAGCGCCTCGAAATCATCGAAGCGGACCAGACCGATGAGCACCTCCGCGAGAAAGTGCAGGATGCAACCGCCCTGCTGGATGAAACCCTCGAGACGTTTGCGGCAATGCTGACCATCGCAGAACTAGACGCGGGCGCGATCGGCAAAAATCGCGAAAAGGTTGACCTGCCTGCCCTTCTTCATCGCATGGCGGAAGCATTCGAGCCGGTGGCGTCAGAACATGGCAGTCACATAACTGTCGAAACAGACGGCCCGCAGGCGGCAACGGTCGATCGGGCTCTTTTTAACCAGTTGCTTTCGAACCTGATTGAAAATGCCCTCCGCCATAATGCTGAAGGCATTTGCATCACCCTTTCATGCGGCCATGAGAATGGGCATGACTTTGTCAGCGTCCGTGACAATGGACGAGGCATTCCGTCCGGTCAGCACGACACAGTCATCAAACCATTCCGGCGACTGGACCCCAGCCGAACGGCCGCTGGGAGCGGCCTTGGTCTGACTTTGGCAGCGAGCATTGCCAGACACCACGGAGCTGAACTCCAACTCGTAACTCATTCACCGGGACTGGAGGTCAGGATCGTATTTGGTGCGAACTAAACATACCAATCGTTGTCACCCGTCGTCGCGGCAGCTCTTGCATCCCGGCGCTATTGGTTCTGAATACGCAAACCGTCCCGCCAAGAGGACGCCTGCAAACAACTAGGGAGCCCGCGCAATGTTCGACAATAATGAATGGCTAAGCCAGCACCGCGAAGACGTGATCGATCCGGACCGCGAAATCGTCGATCCGCACCATCACCTCTGGCCGAAGGGCAATGCCGCCGGCCTCGTCTATGATCTGGAAGAGCTCTGGTCCGACACCGAAGACGGCCACAACGTCACCCAGACCATCTTCATGGAATGCGGATCATCCTATCGCGAAACCGGGCCGGATGAATTCAAGCCCATCGGCGAAACCGAATATATCGCAAAGGCGGCGGCCCTCTCGGCCCAAGACCCAAACAAGGCAACGATTGCCGCCTTTATCGGCCACGCAGACCTTCGCCTGCCCAATCTGGATGACATTCTCGACGCGCATATTGAGGCGGCCAATGGCCTCTTTCGCGGCATCCGCCATGCGGGCCCCTTCGACGCCGCCAGCGACCAGTTCACCATCAAACCGCGCGCGCCCGAAGGCCTCTACAAGGATGAAGCCTTCCGCCGCGGTGTCGCTCGGCTGGGTGAGCGCGGCATGACCTATGACACCTGGAATTATCACACGCAGATTCGCGACTTCGCAGACATCGCCGCTGCCGTTCCTGGCACCACAATGATCCTCGACCATTTCGGAACGCCGCTCGGCGTTGGCCCCTATACCGGCACGCACAAAGCGAATTTCGAGAAATGGAAAGACGACATCGCCGCCGTCGCGGAAAACCCGAACGTTTTCGCCAAGATCGGCGGGCTTGCCATGCCGGACAATGGCTTTGGCTGGAACACCCGCGACACGCCGGCGACCTCCGACGAGATCGTCGAGGCCCATGGCCCCTACTACCACCACACGATCAAATGCTTCGGCGCTGATCGCTGCATGTTCGAAAGCAATTTCCCGGTCGATCGTCTCTCGGTCAGCTACCGGGTCTACTGGAACGCCGCCAAGAAGATCGCCGCCGACTATTCCGAGCTTGAACAACAAGCCATGTTCAGCCGCGTCGCCCGCAAGGTCTACAAGATCGAACCGGAAAGCTGAGGCGCCATCATGTTTGAAGAGATCGTTTATGAAGTTGAGAGCGGCCGCGCCCGCATCACGCTGAACCGGCCTGACAAGCTGAACGCGCTGACGTTGAAAATGCAGGCTGAAATGTCAGAGGCCCTCTGGCAGGCGGACAATGACCGCGCCGTCCATTGCGTTATTATCAAGGGCGCAGGTCGGGGCTTTTCTGCGGGGTATGATCTTTCCGGCTCGGCCAGCGTACCAGTGTCCCGATTAGACGCAGAGACGAAAGCGACACGCGGCGGCCGGTCTGTCGATGATGATATTTGGCAACTGGAGCGCGCCCAGCGCTACCGCATGGCCATCTTCGACATGCACAAACCCGTCATCGCGCAGGTTCACGGCCCCTGCGTCGCAGGCGGAACCGACATTGCCCTCCTCTGCGACATGGTGATCATCGCCGATGATGCGACCGTCGCTTTCCCGGCTGGCCGCAACCTTGGCGCCCTGCCCAACCAGATGTGGCTCTACAATGTCGGCCCGCAATGGACCAAGCGCCTGATGCTGACCGGCGACTCTATCACCGGCACCGAAGCCGCCCAGCTCGGCTTTGCGATGAAATCCGTCCCGGCTGACAGGCTGGAAGCCGAAGTCGAAGGCCTCGCCGACCGCATGGCGCTGATCGACGCCGACATCCTTGCCGCAAACAAGCGCGCGGTAAATCTCGGCATGGAGCTGATGGGCGCACGCACAATGCAGCGTCTCGCCGCGGAGAATGATGTACGCGGCCACCAGGCCGCCAGCGCGCGTTCCTTCATCAAACATGTCGGCGATGTTGGCCTGCGTGAGGCTCTACGAGACAGGGATGCCCCCTTCGGCGATGGCCGCGCCCGTGTGAATGGCCCGGAAATCAGGGACAGCGATGGCAGGCTGGTTGAGGACTAAGCACCCGCGCCCTCGTCCTTCGACTTCGCTCAGGATGAGGGCTTATTGAGACGGTGGGACGGGGCTCATCCTGAGCGAAGTCGAAGGACGAGCCCGGGCATGCTACCTCGCCTGCCCCGCCATCCATGCCTCACGAGAAATTTCCCACACTTGAGACGCCCGCGTAGAACCATCTGGTCGCACGCTCTCGATATCGCCTTTGTATGCAAAACCCGTTTTCTGAAACAGCTTCTGGATACGGATATTATCAAGCGCGGTCGTATTGCAAAGGAGGTCCAGATCGAGCGTTTCAAACATCCAGGTGAACGTCCGCGCCATACCGGCGCCGCCCTGCCCCTTGTTCTGCACGTCTGGCCGCATCGCACCGGCCACTTCGCCCGCCGCCCATTCCGGCCAGACCCTGAGTTCGGAATAGCCCGAAATGTCTCCCGCCTCATCAAAGTTCAGGGAGAGCAGACCTTCCCCACACGCGTGTGCCGCAAGGTTCTTGTCGATCAGCGCCTCCACCGATGCCATCGTCAGGGGCCTCGGAAGCGAATAGATCCAGCGATTGACTTCCGGGTCCGCCAGAAACGCCAAAAGTTTCGGTACATCGGCGGGGGTCGCAATACGGGTCGATGCTGCCGTGCCGGGCAGCGCGTCGACACCGCGAACAGCCGCCCGGATAGCTTCTTCCCGTTTAGCAGACGTCCGATTTCGGCTGAAGGGAATATCGTCCATGCCGTCAACCTTGCGTCTTGAGAAAAGCCTCGACCTCTTCGCGCGTTGGGAGGCTCGGCTGCGCACCTTCCTTCGTCACAGCAAGCGCCCCGGCGGCCGAGGCAAACCTCAGCGCTTCGCCAGGATCCTGCCCTTCGGCCAGCGCAAGCACCAGCGCGCCGCAGAACGTGTCGCCTGCGCCTGTCGTATCGACAACAGGCACAGAGAAAACAGGCATGTGCACGAGTTCCTTCCCAGACCTGTAGAGCACCGCACCCGCACCGCCGAGTGTCAACGCAACAAGGCCATCGCCCCGGTGAAGATTGTCGCCATAAAACGCGGCTTCGACCTCGTTGACGATCAGAAGGTCGGCGCGTTCCAGCAGCCCGATTGGCGCGGGCATCGCGGGCGCGAGGTTTATGGCAAAAAGAGAAGTCTCAATGTCACTCGCCGCCATGACGGCTGCGACAGGCACTTCAAGCTGGCAGAGAACCGCGTCGCACGCCGACGTTTTCCTGACATCGCTGGCAGAGAGGTTAGCATTCGCGCCGCTCGCGACAACGATCTGGTTTTCCCCCTGCGCGTCGACGGCGATCAGCGCAACACCGGTGGCGTCGTCTTCGTCTTCAACAATACCGAAGAGATCGACCCCATCCCTCTTCAACAGAGCCAGTGCCGCCTCCGCGTTCGCATCCCGGCCAACGCGCGCGATCATCGACCCATCCGCGCCAAGCCGTCTTGCCGCAAGCGCCTGATTGGCACCCTTGCCACCGGGGTGCTGGGCGAAGGTCGCACCCGTCACCGTTTCGCCAGCCACTGGCAACGTTTCTGCCCGCGCGACCAGATCCAGATTGACCGAGCCGACGACCGTAATCTGCGGGGCCGTCATTCGCCGTACCGTCCGAGCTGTCCCAGCATTTCAGAAAACACGGAGTCGGCATCCGCCTTGTCATACCAGAGCACGTGGCCGTCTTCTGTGAAGGTCGGCACAGTCTTGCCGAAGCGCTCACCCGGTTCGGTCACGACCGTCACGGTCGCCTTGCGTCCTTCGAAAAGATCTGGCCGCAATAGCGAAAGCAAGGTTGACGGGTCATGCAGCGGCGCATGGCGCGCTTTCGCCTTCTCTTCCAGCTTGTTTGAGGCCGCCAGAAGGTCCGCTGCCGCCAAGGCCTGTTTCGAACCAAGCGCCCGCACCCGCTCCACCTGGTCATCGCTCATGCGAATCTGGTGGGTCACATCGAGATTGAGCACGCGCATGTCGATGCCAGACTGGAAGACGATCTGCGCGGCATGCGGATCGGCGAAAACGTTGAACTCGGCATGCGGGGTAATATTACCGCCCTCGCGGTCAGCGCCGCCCATAACCACGATTTCCTTGACGCCTCGGGCAATATCCGGCGCCATGGTCAGCGCCAGCGCAACATTCGTCATTGGCCCCGTCACAATCAGTGTTGCCGGAAACCCCTTCGTGGCGCGCAACGTGCGGATCAGGAAATTGACGGCATGGGTGCGTGACCCACGGATTTCAGGCTTGGGAAAATCAATCCCGCCAAGACCGGTTGAGCCATGAAAGTCCTCGGCGGTCACGGGATCACGCATCAAGGGCACCGGCGCGCCTGCACAGACCGGCACATCGCGGCCGCCGCCTGCAAGCTCGCGGATGATCCGGGCATTGAGATAGGTCAGTTTGCCGGGCACATTTCCGGCCACAGTTGTGATGCCAATCAGGTCCAGCCGATCGCTGGCCGCAAAGGCAATAAGCAAGGCGACTGCATCATCCAGACCCGGATCACAGTCGATTATGATTTGTCGTTTTCTCATTGTTTCAGAACATGAAGCCAGACTTTTAGTTCCGGCAAGGGCTGGCAGGCAGATTGTTTGCCCCTAAGTGTTTCAGGGTACGCTTAAAAAGGAGCCTCCACACATGTCGATCTCGACCAAATCCCTCGACTACGAACACGCCGGACAGACCTATGAAGGGTATCTGGCCCTGCCAGATGGCAAACCCAAAGCCGTTGTTGCCATCGCCCACGCATGGGGCGGGCAGGACGAATTCGACCACGGCAAAGCAAAAATGCTGGCCGAGTGGGGCTATGCCGGTTTTGCGATGGACGTTTATGGAAAAGGCAGACGCGGCAGCACCACGGAGGAATGCCAGGCCCTGATGGAGCCGCTCGCGTCCAACCGGTCAGAGCTTCAGAACCGTCTGAAACTCGGTCTGGAAACGGCGAAAAAGGAATCAGGCTGCGATACTGCGGCCGCAATTGGCTTCTGCTTTGGCGGCCTTTGCGTGCTCGATATGGCGCGCGCTGGCATGGACGTTGACGGCGTTGCCTCCTTCCACGGCCTACTCGGCGCCCCCGGCAACACCGATGGTCACAAGACCAAGTCCAGCATTCTCGTTCTTCACGGCTGGGATGACCCGATGGCAAAGCCTGAAGACGTGATGGCCTTCACCAAGGAAATGACTGAGGCCGACGCCGACTGGCAGCTGCATGCCTATGGCGGCACGATGCACGCCTTCACCAATCCGGGCGCAAACGACCCCGATTTCGGCACAGTCTACAATCCGAAGGCCGAACGTCGCAGCCTTGCGGCGCTGAAAGACTTCCTCGGCGAATTGTTCGACTAATCCTTAAGCACCGGACCTATCGCCCCGGGCGGTAGGTCCGCTCTGCATTCGCCTCCATATCTTCCCGGTCAATCAGGGCGATCCGGGTGTTTCCCGCGCGGCCTGGTGGCGAAAGAGGAATGAATACCACGCCCGTCAGCCAGAAACAGCGACGAGCCCAGCGAACAGATAGAGGCAGACGGCACCTGCGCCGGCCAGCAAAGCGTAGGGTAGCTGGGTGCGCACATGATCGATATGGTCACATCCAGCCGCAAGACTGGCGATAATAGACGTGTCAGAAATGGGTGAACAGTGGTCCCCAAAGACGCCGCCGCCGAGCACGGCTGCAAGCGCAAGCGATGGCGGAACGCCGCTCCCCAAAGCCAAGGGGAGTGCCACGGGCACCAGAATGCCATAGGTGCCCCAGCTGGTTCCCGTCGTGAAAGATGCTATCCCGGCAACCACGAAAATAATCGCCGGTAAGGCCCAAGCCAGCGGGAAGCCAGCGGCCAACCCTCCGAGGAATTCGCCTGTACCAAGCTCCTTCAGGCTGGCGCCGAGAATGAGCGCAAGGAAGATAACGGCAACGGCGGGCAACAAGTCCCCCATGCCCTTAAAGCCGGTCTCGATAAGGTTTTTCTCTGACGCTCGGCGCGTACGGGCGAGCATGATGAACGCCGTCGCCGTTGCAAGGCAAACCGCCCAGAGAATGGACTGGGACCCGGACCCTTCGAGGATGTTGCCGCCGCCTGTCCATACCATGAAACCGAGCGCGCCGAAGACGAGAACCGCCAATGGCAGGCCCATATTCATCGGGTGACCAGGCGCATCGCTCTGCTCATCAGTCGGGACAGGGCTGACGCGAACCTCAGCTTCCACACTCCGCAGCGGGCCGAAAGTGCGATCGGAAAACACGGTGACCCAGACCACGGCAAGGGTCAGCCAAGCGTAGAAATTGAGCGGAACAGTCGCAATGAGGACCGAAAGCGGGTTTGAGAAGGAATACTCGGAAATGAGCGCCAGAACATAAGCGCCCCAGCCGTTTAGCAGGATCAGGACGCTGATCGGCGCAGAGGTGGAATCGATGATGTAGGCCAGTCGCTCCCGGCTCATTTTCAGGCGATCAAACAGTGGGCGGCCCATGATCCCAGTGGCGAGCAGGCTGATATTGGTCTCGACGAAGATCAGCATGCCAACGAGCGTCGTCACCGCCCCTGCCCGGCGCCGCGTACCCGCTGCGCCGGTGCGCACCAGCCAGTCCACCATGCCTGAAATACCGCCTGACCGGCGCATATATTCGATCAGCGCACCGATGATCAGGCAAAACAGGAGGATACGCGTATTCCCGCCTCCGCCGAGCACGGACACGCCCCGCTCGATGCCATTCAGCAAGCCCATCGCCGGGTTGAAACCGGCCATGAGCGTCTCTGATAGCCAGATGGCAACGCCGAGTGCCCAATAGACATTGCGTGTCCATACAGCGATGGCGAGCGCAAGGATGGGCGGCGCGATTGTCAGCCAATCAGACATGTCCGCCGCCCTGCCAGCGCGCTATTTCAAGAGCGGCGGCGACGTCAGCTGGCTTGTGCGGGCAGCTTCGGCCTCCCGCAGCAGCCGGAGCATGTTGCCGCTCCAGAACTTCTGGACATCTTCCTCGCTATAGCCAGCTTCGAGAAGCGCAGCGGTCACTTTCGGCAGGAAGGTGATGTCCATCATACCTTCGACACCGCCGCCGCCATCCCAGTCGGCGCCCATACCGACATGATCGGGGCCAACAAGATCGAGGGCGTAGAGCGTTTGCTCCATGAATTTTTCAAAGCTGGAGCGAGGCGGCGGGAATTTTGCGTCCACGTCGCGGCGCGCTTCGAGGTATTTGGCCATCGTGTCGGCGTCCATGCTG contains:
- a CDS encoding Na+/H+ antiporter NhaC family protein gives rise to the protein MSDWLTIAPPILALAIAVWTRNVYWALGVAIWLSETLMAGFNPAMGLLNGIERGVSVLGGGGNTRILLFCLIIGALIEYMRRSGGISGMVDWLVRTGAAGTRRRAGAVTTLVGMLIFVETNISLLATGIMGRPLFDRLKMSRERLAYIIDSTSAPISVLILLNGWGAYVLALISEYSFSNPLSVLIATVPLNFYAWLTLAVVWVTVFSDRTFGPLRSVEAEVRVSPVPTDEQSDAPGHPMNMGLPLAVLVFGALGFMVWTGGGNILEGSGSQSILWAVCLATATAFIMLARTRRASEKNLIETGFKGMGDLLPAVAVIFLALILGASLKELGTGEFLGGLAAGFPLAWALPAIIFVVAGIASFTTGTSWGTYGILVPVALPLALGSGVPPSLALAAVLGGGVFGDHCSPISDTSIIASLAAGCDHIDHVRTQLPYALLAGAGAVCLYLFAGLVAVSG
- a CDS encoding ribokinase, whose translation is MTAPQITVVGSVNLDLVARAETLPVAGETVTGATFAQHPGGKGANQALAARRLGADGSMIARVGRDANAEAALALLKRDGVDLFGIVEDEDDATGVALIAVDAQGENQIVVASGANANLSASDVRKTSACDAVLCQLEVPVAAVMAASDIETSLFAINLAPAMPAPIGLLERADLLIVNEVEAAFYGDNLHRGDGLVALTLGGAGAVLYRSGKELVHMPVFSVPVVDTTGAGDTFCGALVLALAEGQDPGEALRFASAAGALAVTKEGAQPSLPTREEVEAFLKTQG
- a CDS encoding nucleoside hydrolase, producing the protein MRKRQIIIDCDPGLDDAVALLIAFAASDRLDLIGITTVAGNVPGKLTYLNARIIRELAGGGRDVPVCAGAPVPLMRDPVTAEDFHGSTGLGGIDFPKPEIRGSRTHAVNFLIRTLRATKGFPATLIVTGPMTNVALALTMAPDIARGVKEIVVMGGADREGGNITPHAEFNVFADPHAAQIVFQSGIDMRVLNLDVTHQIRMSDDQVERVRALGSKQALAAADLLAASNKLEEKAKARHAPLHDPSTLLSLLRPDLFEGRKATVTVVTEPGERFGKTVPTFTEDGHVLWYDKADADSVFSEMLGQLGRYGE
- a CDS encoding dienelactone hydrolase family protein; its protein translation is MSISTKSLDYEHAGQTYEGYLALPDGKPKAVVAIAHAWGGQDEFDHGKAKMLAEWGYAGFAMDVYGKGRRGSTTEECQALMEPLASNRSELQNRLKLGLETAKKESGCDTAAAIGFCFGGLCVLDMARAGMDVDGVASFHGLLGAPGNTDGHKTKSSILVLHGWDDPMAKPEDVMAFTKEMTEADADWQLHAYGGTMHAFTNPGANDPDFGTVYNPKAERRSLAALKDFLGELFD
- a CDS encoding GNAT family N-acetyltransferase, giving the protein MDDIPFSRNRTSAKREEAIRAAVRGVDALPGTAASTRIATPADVPKLLAFLADPEVNRWIYSLPRPLTMASVEALIDKNLAAHACGEGLLSLNFDEAGDISGYSELRVWPEWAAGEVAGAMRPDVQNKGQGGAGMARTFTWMFETLDLDLLCNTTALDNIRIQKLFQKTGFAYKGDIESVRPDGSTRASQVWEISREAWMAGQAR